A single genomic interval of Tursiops truncatus isolate mTurTru1 chromosome 16, mTurTru1.mat.Y, whole genome shotgun sequence harbors:
- the COMTD1 gene encoding catechol O-methyltransferase domain-containing protein 1 has translation MTQPVPRLSVPAALALGSAALAAAFASGLFLGRWFPPWRSRREKRLLPPEDSPLWQYLLSRSMREHPALRSLRLLTLEQPQGDSMMTCEQAQLLANLARLIKAKKALDLGTFTGYSALALALALPPAGRVVTCEVDAGPPELGRPLWRQAEVEHKIELRLKPALETLDELLAAGEAGTFDLAVVDADKENCTAYYERCLQLLRPGGVLAVLSVLWRGEVLQPKPQDKAAQCVRNLNERILRDARVHISLLPLGDGLTLAFKI, from the exons ATGACCCAGCCCGTGCCCCGGCTCTCTGTGCCCGCCGCGCTGGCCCTAGGCTCGGCCGCGCTGGCCGCTGCCTTCGCCAGCGGCCTCTTCCTGG GGAGATGGTTCCCTCCATGGCGATCCCGGCGAGAGAAGCGCCTGCTGCCCCCTGAGGACAGCCCCCTGTGGCAGTATCTGCTGAGCCGCTCCATGCGGGAGCACCCGGCGCTGCGGAGCCTGCGGCTG CTGACCTTGGAGCAGCCGCAGGGGGATTCCATGATGACCTGTGAGCAGGCCCAGCTCTTGGCCAACCTGGCTCGCCTCATCAAGGCTAAGAAGGCACTGGACCTTG GCACTTTCACAGGCTACTCGGCCCTAGCGTTGGCCCTAGCGCTGCCCCCGGCCGGGCGCGTGGTGACCTGCGAGGTGGACGCAGGGCCCCCGGAGCTGGGACGTCCCCTGTGGAGGCAG GCCGAGGTGGAGCACAAGATCGAACTTCGGTTGAAACCCGCTCTGGAGACCCTGG ATGAGCTCCTGGCAGCGGGCGAGGCCGGCACCTTCGACTTGGCCGTGGTGGATGCGGACAAGGAGAACTGCACCGCCTACTACGAGCGGTGCCTGCAGCTGCTGCGACCCGGAGGTGTCCTCGCTGTGCTCAGT GTCCTGTGGCGTGGAGAGGTATTGCAGCCTAAACCGCAGGACAAGGCGGCCCAGTGTGTGCGAAACCTGAATGAGCGCATTCTGCGGGACGCCAGGGTCCACATCAGCCTCCTGCCCCTGGGCGACGGCCTCACCTTAGCCTTCAAGATCTAG
- the LOC101323812 gene encoding non-selective voltage-gated ion channel VDAC2 isoform X4 translates to MATSGQTCPRPMCIPPSYADLGKAARDIFNKGFGFGLVKLDVKTKSCSGVEFSTSGSSNTDTGKVTGTLETKYKWCEYGLTFTEKWNTDNTLGTEIAIEDQICQGLKLTFDTTFSPNTGKKSGKIKSSYKRECMNLGCDVDFDFAGPAIHGSAVFCYEGWLAGYQMTFDSAKSKLTRNNFAVGYRTGDFQLHTNVNDGTEFGGSIYQKVCEDLDTSVNLAWTSGTNCTRFGIAAKYQLDPTASISAKVNNSSLIGVGYTQTLRPGVKLTLSALVDGKSINAGGHKLGLALELEA, encoded by the exons ATGGCGACCTCCGGACAGACCTGCCCGCGGC caatgtgtatTCCTCCATCATATGCTGACCTTGGCAAAGCTGCCAGAGATATATTCAACAAAGGATTTG GTTTTGGGTTGGTGAAATTGGATGTGAAAACAAAGTCATGCAGTGGCGTG GAATTCTCAACATCTGGTTCATCTAATACAGACACTGGTAAAGTTACCGGGACCTTGGAGACCAAATATAAATGGTGTGAGTATGGTCTGACTTTCACAGAAAAGTGGAACACTGATAATACTCTGGGAACAGAAATCGCTATTGAAGACCAG ATTTGTCAAGGTTTGAAACTGACGTTTGATACCACCTTTTCACCAAACACGGG aaagaaaagtgGTAAAATCAAGTCTTCTTACAAGAGGGAATGTATGAACCTTGGTTGTGATGTTGACTTTGATTTTGCTGGACCTGCAATCCACGGTTCAGCAGTCTTTTGTTATGAGGGCTGGCTTGCTGGGTACCAGATGACCTTTGACAGTGCCAAATCAAAGCTGACAAGAAATAACTTTGCAGTGGGCTACAGGACTGGGGACTTCCAGCTACACACTAATGT cAATGATGGGACAGAATTTGGAGGATCAATTTATCAGAAAGTATGTGAAGATCTTGACACTTCAGTAAACCTTGCTTGGACATCAGGAACCAACTGTACTCGCTTTGGCATTGCAGCTAAATATCAGTTGGATCCCACTGCTTCCATTTCT GCAAAAGTCAACAATTCTAGTTTAATTGGAGTGGGCTACACTCAGACTCTGAGGCCTG GTGTGAAGCTTACACTGTCTGCTCTGGTAGATGGGAAGAGCATTAATGCTGGAGGCCACAAACTTGGGCTTGCCCTGGAGCTGGAGGCTTAA